In the Candidatus Omnitrophota bacterium genome, one interval contains:
- a CDS encoding PDZ domain-containing protein, whose product MKTVKSVILILISAACAIIYAADAPADTIITNDGKEIKGIVVEDYRDRVIFSTADGEITVMKSDMRELSFDSDEDNLIKLAEQTLERRDYSRAMSYYDMALKANPDSSAVKQGMAYLRGSFFRKEESLKAADIKRQQDIELYGGQAPEAQKSDETGDMTRMLEKLTGMRIAVVDNMPKIEALRSPSPAYEAGLRRGDILVSVWGKLTGYLSLKEILDLLINKSAIEIRCTIERESDVEINPNKTIISGIEDLIGASFAMEIDGLTVSAVKESGYAAQAGLQKEDLIMAIDGKQTRYMPLKKAVELIRNLKEGAVKLVIRRKTIIWRTNER is encoded by the coding sequence ATGAAAACAGTTAAATCCGTTATTTTAATTTTAATATCCGCCGCTTGCGCGATTATTTACGCCGCTGACGCGCCTGCGGATACAATTATCACTAATGACGGGAAAGAGATCAAGGGTATAGTAGTCGAAGATTACAGGGACAGGGTGATATTCTCCACGGCAGACGGCGAGATCACAGTGATGAAGTCCGACATGCGGGAGCTTTCGTTTGACAGCGATGAGGACAATCTGATAAAACTCGCTGAGCAAACCCTGGAGCGGCGCGACTATTCCCGTGCCATGAGTTATTATGATATGGCGCTAAAAGCGAACCCTGATTCCTCGGCGGTAAAACAGGGTATGGCATACTTACGCGGCAGTTTTTTTAGAAAAGAAGAATCTTTGAAAGCAGCTGATATAAAGAGACAGCAGGATATAGAGCTTTACGGCGGCCAGGCTCCGGAGGCCCAGAAATCCGACGAGACCGGCGATATGACCAGGATGCTGGAAAAGTTGACCGGAATGAGGATCGCGGTAGTGGATAATATGCCAAAGATAGAGGCCCTCAGGTCACCTTCGCCGGCATATGAGGCGGGATTGAGGAGGGGGGATATCCTGGTTTCGGTATGGGGCAAGCTTACCGGCTATCTGTCACTTAAAGAGATACTGGACCTACTCATCAATAAATCGGCCATAGAGATAAGATGCACAATAGAGCGCGAATCCGATGTAGAGATTAATCCGAATAAGACTATCATCTCAGGGATCGAAGACCTCATAGGAGCTTCATTTGCCATGGAGATAGACGGTCTTACGGTATCGGCTGTTAAGGAATCAGGATATGCCGCCCAAGCCGGCCTGCAGAAGGAAGATCTCATAATGGCCATTGACGGCAAACAGACCAGGTATATGCCGCTTAAAAAAGCGGTCGAGCTGATAAGGAATTTAAAGGAAGGGGCAGTTAAACTGGTTATTAGAAGAAAGACCATAATCTGGAGGACTAACGAGCGATGA
- a CDS encoding outer membrane protein transport protein, with protein sequence MTKKLDAIIFILIVTVAMCVVSSDYAYAGNASRMLGFSARDEAMAGATTASSEDTSCLVRNPAGLVRIGNRIDASYENLLFHDVTLNTTGTSLIPGVPFTNAGLTQTSNINYIPGGNAGVSYRIPGTDKYPISVGMGAFTIGGMAGNYASSRLNTALLANGGNYDKMVDLRTMRFAPGIAAAFNDKLSFGMTANIDLQALRTNLAHSITPAGLTLFSETAGGGKWDFTVGGGFTAGLLYEINDMVSLGASYESHNWQQDHYKYKDVLPYIDEPPIINLGVSFKPIKDLELTYDTRYINWTDVKLARLAPRQGGFGWRDQWVFAVGSEYTTFKDKLKLRLGYNYGRSPIQPNVVFANALMPVIVEHHLTTGFSYFITKALSLDFAWEHHFRNTMVDDGGDSADLIGTGTQVTGALDVLSIGLGYKF encoded by the coding sequence ATGACTAAAAAGCTTGACGCAATTATTTTTATTTTAATCGTAACAGTCGCGATGTGCGTGGTTTCGAGCGATTACGCTTATGCCGGTAACGCTTCACGTATGCTGGGATTTAGCGCGAGAGATGAAGCAATGGCCGGCGCTACCACTGCTTCCTCGGAGGATACATCATGCTTGGTGAGAAACCCCGCCGGACTTGTAAGGATAGGAAATAGGATCGACGCTTCGTATGAAAATCTTCTTTTTCACGATGTAACGTTGAATACCACGGGGACCTCTCTTATACCAGGAGTGCCTTTTACAAACGCGGGTTTAACCCAGACCAGTAATATAAATTACATCCCCGGAGGTAACGCAGGTGTTAGTTATCGCATACCGGGAACTGACAAATACCCGATATCTGTCGGTATGGGAGCATTTACAATAGGCGGGATGGCAGGTAACTACGCAAGTTCCAGGCTCAATACCGCATTATTGGCTAACGGGGGCAATTACGACAAGATGGTAGATTTAAGGACCATGAGATTTGCGCCGGGCATAGCGGCCGCATTTAACGATAAACTCTCTTTTGGTATGACAGCCAACATAGATCTTCAGGCATTACGCACCAATTTAGCTCACAGCATTACTCCTGCCGGGCTTACGCTTTTTTCAGAAACAGCGGGCGGAGGAAAATGGGATTTTACAGTTGGCGGAGGTTTCACCGCAGGCCTCCTATACGAGATTAATGATATGGTAAGCCTGGGAGCTTCCTACGAAAGCCACAACTGGCAGCAGGACCATTATAAATACAAAGATGTTCTGCCATATATAGATGAGCCGCCTATAATAAACTTGGGAGTATCTTTTAAGCCTATAAAGGATTTAGAGCTTACGTATGATACCCGCTATATTAACTGGACAGATGTGAAGCTTGCGAGGCTTGCTCCCAGACAAGGCGGTTTTGGGTGGAGGGACCAGTGGGTATTTGCTGTTGGTTCCGAATACACTACCTTTAAAGATAAGTTAAAACTCCGGCTTGGCTATAATTATGGAAGATCTCCTATTCAGCCGAATGTAGTCTTTGCCAATGCTCTTATGCCGGTAATTGTAGAGCACCATCTTACTACAGGCTTTTCATATTTTATCACGAAAGCCCTGTCTTTAGACTTTGCGTGGGAGCATCATTTTAGAAATACGATGGTGGACGATGGTGGCGATAGCGCGGATCTTATCGGCACAGGCACACAGGTTACAGGGGCATTGGATGTGCTAAGCATCGGATTAGGATATAAGTTTTAG
- the larC gene encoding nickel pincer cofactor biosynthesis protein LarC, whose product MKIAYLDCFSGISGDMTIAAFLDAGLKLPVLSDELSKLKIKGYRLKAGKVKRGAIVGTKFDCIVTKDYSGHRSLKSIISIIDKSSLNPRIKAISKEMFKNIGKAEAKIHGSGKNETVWLHELGDIDSIIDIVGIAIAVDSLGIDEVYASRVNMGRTFVNTAHGTLPIPAPAALELLKGVPTNILDVEAELVTPTGAGLLKTLSKGFGAMPSMKISDIGYGAGTKIIKEMPNMLRLIIGTTSVPSPKEDKVLVVETNIDDMNPQYFEYIFERLFSAGALDVYSTHIQMKKTRPAYKLTVICEPKDLDKISSIIFSETTTIGIRFYETLRIKLERRTVKAKTKYGNIRVKVSARPGEILTATPEYDDCRKAARSKKVPLREVSDRAREAAYENS is encoded by the coding sequence ATGAAGATAGCGTATTTAGATTGTTTCAGCGGTATCAGCGGAGATATGACGATAGCCGCGTTTTTAGACGCGGGCTTAAAACTACCCGTATTATCGGACGAGCTGAGTAAATTGAAGATAAAAGGCTATCGGCTTAAAGCCGGCAAGGTTAAGCGCGGAGCGATAGTCGGAACTAAATTTGATTGTATTGTCACAAAAGATTACAGCGGCCACAGGTCGTTAAAAAGCATAATCTCGATTATAGATAAGAGTTCGTTAAACCCCCGGATTAAAGCCATCTCTAAAGAGATGTTCAAAAATATAGGAAAGGCCGAAGCGAAGATACACGGGTCCGGAAAGAACGAAACTGTCTGGCTCCATGAGCTCGGCGACATAGATTCCATAATAGATATCGTGGGCATCGCGATCGCGGTAGATTCGCTCGGCATCGACGAGGTTTACGCCTCGCGCGTAAATATGGGCAGGACATTCGTAAATACGGCCCACGGGACCCTTCCGATACCGGCCCCCGCGGCGCTTGAGTTATTGAAGGGGGTGCCCACAAATATTCTGGACGTAGAAGCGGAACTTGTCACTCCTACCGGCGCAGGTTTATTAAAGACGCTTTCGAAAGGCTTCGGCGCGATGCCGTCGATGAAAATATCCGATATAGGCTACGGAGCGGGAACCAAAATAATTAAAGAGATGCCTAATATGCTGCGTCTTATCATAGGGACGACGAGCGTGCCCTCGCCTAAAGAGGACAAGGTCCTGGTGGTCGAGACGAACATCGACGATATGAACCCGCAGTATTTCGAATATATTTTCGAGAGGCTGTTTTCCGCCGGAGCCCTCGACGTATATTCCACTCATATTCAGATGAAGAAGACGAGGCCTGCCTACAAGCTTACGGTGATATGCGAGCCGAAAGATCTGGATAAGATATCGTCGATAATATTCAGCGAAACCACGACGATCGGTATCAGGTTTTATGAGACGCTCAGGATTAAGCTCGAAAGAAGGACAGTGAAGGCGAAGACGAAATATGGTAATATCCGGGTAAAGGTTAGCGCGCGCCCCGGTGAAATATTAACGGCTACGCCTGAATACGATGATTGCCGTAAGGCCGCGCGCTCTAAGAAAGTACCGCTAAGAGAGGTTTCCGACAGGGCAAGGGAGGCCGCGTATGAAAACAGTTAA
- the fabZ gene encoding 3-hydroxyacyl-ACP dehydratase FabZ, with protein MLNIEEIKSLIPQRYPFLMIDRVIDIKYGEYIKAYKNISMNEEYFKGHFPDSAIFPGVLTTEAMAQAVCVLVKKSIKDFTPTQFYITNMKIRFLKAIVPGDRLYITAKVVKMAQIGGIFETEATVENDIVAKGEMTFACK; from the coding sequence ATGCTTAATATAGAAGAGATAAAGAGTCTTATACCGCAAAGATACCCTTTTCTTATGATAGATAGGGTAATTGATATTAAATATGGGGAATATATAAAGGCTTATAAGAATATAAGCATGAATGAAGAGTATTTTAAGGGACATTTTCCTGATTCCGCGATCTTCCCCGGCGTCCTTACCACTGAGGCTATGGCCCAGGCCGTATGTGTACTGGTGAAGAAGAGCATTAAGGATTTTACCCCTACGCAGTTTTATATCACTAATATGAAGATACGCTTTCTAAAGGCTATAGTGCCGGGGGACAGGCTTTATATTACCGCAAAAGTCGTCAAGATGGCGCAGATAGGCGGCATATTTGAGACGGAGGCTACCGTAGAGAATGACATTGTGGCCAAGGGAGAGATGACCTTTGCCTGCAAATAA
- a CDS encoding methyl-accepting chemotaxis protein, whose protein sequence is MTQFSKPKFKRTKYLVSTKLQLRYVGIILLLMLVTALICSYIIYYTVMILMGEKLSNVYPQGRLIAIINTVNLRILFSLLLITPVVAVIGIFLSHKIAGPIYRIEKFLGDMATGNFAARIVLRKGDELMSVADKINVLNDSLKTTIGSQKSSMGRIVAELDELKKMISSKPGDVLSLDKNVERLQGEIRNLEAQLGKYKV, encoded by the coding sequence ATGACGCAATTTTCGAAACCTAAGTTCAAGAGGACGAAATACCTTGTTTCAACGAAGCTTCAGCTGAGGTACGTCGGAATAATATTATTGCTGATGCTTGTGACGGCCCTGATATGCTCGTATATCATATATTACACGGTTATGATACTGATGGGCGAGAAGTTATCCAATGTTTATCCTCAGGGGCGCCTTATAGCGATCATCAATACCGTAAACTTGCGGATATTATTCAGCTTACTCTTAATTACGCCTGTGGTCGCGGTAATCGGCATATTTCTATCGCATAAGATAGCGGGACCTATATACAGGATAGAAAAATTCCTCGGCGACATGGCCACAGGAAATTTCGCGGCTCGTATCGTCCTGAGAAAAGGCGACGAGCTTATGTCGGTGGCCGATAAGATAAACGTATTGAATGACAGCTTAAAGACTACCATCGGCAGCCAGAAGTCCAGCATGGGAAGGATAGTTGCCGAACTCGATGAACTTAAAAAGATGATTAGCTCAAAACCCGGCGATGTCTTATCGCTGGATAAGAATGTAGAAAGGCTGCAGGGCGAGATTAGGAATTTAGAGGCGCAGCTCGGAAAATATAAAGTTTAA
- a CDS encoding helix-turn-helix domain-containing protein produces MADDTVFTVQELSTYLRMKPVTIYKHAKAGKLPAFKVGASWRFKKSTIDRWISNQEDKENNGGSN; encoded by the coding sequence ATGGCAGATGATACCGTCTTCACTGTGCAGGAATTATCCACTTACCTAAGGATGAAACCGGTAACTATTTACAAGCACGCAAAGGCTGGTAAATTGCCCGCATTCAAGGTTGGTGCGAGCTGGCGGTTTAAGAAATCGACTATAGACCGCTGGATTTCTAATCAGGAAGACAAAGAAAATAACGGCGGTTCAAATTAG
- the larB gene encoding nickel pincer cofactor biosynthesis protein LarB, with protein sequence MSEKTAKILKGVRHGRISVHKALLSLRDMPYKDIGFAKIDSHRTLRRGFPEVVFGKGKTVDQIVEISKRIIAHDGILLVTRAPKAAYLKLRRAYPKVKYDERASCLSYREDRPIPKKGPVLVITAGTADLPVAEEARITLELMGNSVEILCDVGVAGIHRILDKRHILDKANVIIVIAGMEGALASVVSGLVSKPVIAVPTSVGYGASFEGIAPLLTMMNSCSPGVSVVNIDNGFGAGYFASLINR encoded by the coding sequence ATGTCCGAAAAAACAGCTAAAATATTAAAAGGCGTCCGCCATGGACGAATATCCGTCCATAAGGCGCTCTTATCGCTAAGGGATATGCCTTACAAGGATATCGGGTTCGCGAAGATCGACAGTCACAGGACCCTGAGGCGCGGTTTTCCGGAAGTGGTGTTTGGTAAAGGTAAGACCGTAGATCAGATAGTCGAAATATCAAAACGAATAATAGCCCATGACGGCATACTTCTTGTGACCCGCGCCCCGAAGGCAGCTTATCTGAAGCTTAGGCGGGCCTATCCAAAAGTTAAGTATGACGAGAGGGCCTCCTGCTTAAGTTACAGAGAAGATCGTCCCATTCCGAAGAAAGGCCCGGTCCTGGTGATAACAGCGGGCACGGCCGATCTGCCTGTCGCGGAAGAGGCGCGCATAACTCTGGAGTTAATGGGAAACTCGGTCGAGATATTATGCGATGTCGGAGTCGCGGGAATACACAGGATACTCGATAAAAGGCACATTCTGGATAAGGCGAATGTCATAATAGTGATAGCGGGTATGGAGGGGGCGCTTGCGAGCGTAGTCAGCGGGCTAGTATCGAAGCCGGTGATAGCTGTTCCCACGAGCGTCGGCTACGGCGCAAGTTTCGAAGGGATAGCCCCGCTCCTTACGATGATGAATTCATGCTCGCCCGGAGTTTCGGTAGTCAATATCGATAACGGTTTCGGCGCGGGATATTTCGCATCCCTTATAAACAGATAG